A stretch of Brassica napus cultivar Da-Ae chromosome C6, Da-Ae, whole genome shotgun sequence DNA encodes these proteins:
- the LOC106394293 gene encoding uncharacterized protein LOC106394293, producing the protein MSKISNLDYAALNLSGDNYLQWALDTKINLRSKELGDAIIEGNNETDKNRYRAISIIRHHLIEGLKDQYLTMENPLDLWTALQRRYDHQKTMLLPKAKHEWKNLRFMDYKSVDEYNSILFKIVSMMRLCGEEVTEKELLDKKFSTFHSTNVLLQQHEMRPIGTAALPEANEAKKKDPKEYNHVHDDKRSHGKGRSRYKGRGRDNYSYGRQGNHNNCGRGSSYGRGRGSYGRGRGSYGRGRGGISKPSNSTKSACHRYGMSNHWAKNCRTPKHLCELYQESLKNKNPEAHMVHDTGYDADDDSDLKKDDLLDFETSDCLIVL; encoded by the exons atgtcgaaaatctcaaacCTAGACTATGctgcccttaatctctccggagacaactATTTGCAGTGGGCACTTGACACAAAGATTAACTTGAGGTCAAAGGAACTCGGTGATGCTATCATCGAGGGCAACAATGAGACTGATAAGAATCGGTACAgggctataagtattatacgccatcatctcattgagGGTCTGAAAGATCAGTACCTCACCATGGAGAATCCACTAGACCTTTGGACCGCTTTACAGCGacgatatgatcaccagaaaacaaTGCTATTACCAAAGGCTAAACATGAGTGGAAGAATCTCAGATTCATGGAttataagtctgtggatgaaTACAATTCAATATTGTTTAAGATAGTCTCAATgatgagactttgtggtgaggAAGTAACCGAGAAAGAGTTGCTTGATAAAAAATTCTCCACGTTCCATTCGACGAACGTGTTGCTGCAACAgca tgagatgagacccaTCGGAACAGCAGCATTACCAGAAGCCAATGAGGCTAAAAAGAAAGACCCcaaagagtacaaccacgtccatGATGATAAGAGATCACACGGAAAAGGCCGTAGTAGATACAAAGGACGTGGCCGTGACAACTACTCATATGGCCGgcaaggaaaccacaataactgtggtcgtggttccagctATGGCCGTGGCCGAGGCAGTTATGGCCGTGGCCGAGGCAGttatggccgtggtcgaggcgGCATATCTAAACCGTCTAACTCGACCAAATCAGCTTGTCACAGATACGGGATGAGtaaccattgggccaagaattgtAGAACCCCTAAACATCTATGTGAGCTCTATCAAGAGAGCcttaagaacaagaacccggaagCCCATATGGTTCATGATACCGGgtatgatgctgatgatgattcTGACCTTAAAAAGGACGACCTCTTGgattttgagacttctgattgtcttattgttttatga